Genomic window (Sediminispirochaeta smaragdinae DSM 11293):
GGCGCGGCTATCGACCTCTTCCCTGGAAAGTCGGGCCCGACTATATCGATCCCGGTCACCTCTCTGCAGCCGCAGGGCTTGCCTGCAGAAACCTCGATCCGGTGCTGATGGGCGAGGCGGGGATGGTTTCCTCTTTTATTGGACACTGCAATGAGGCCTGCCGAAAAGAGCCGAAAAGCCTTGCGGTTATAGAGGGGGTCATGGGACTTTTCGACGGCAGGGGCGGGCTTTCTTCCGAAGGCTCCACCGCCTCGGTTGCAAAAAGCCTCTCGGCTCCCGTGATTGTGGTCATCGATGCGGGAGCCGCCGCCCAGACCGCCGGGGCGGTTGCCCTGGGCATGCAGCAGTTCGATCCCGACTGCCCTGTTGCCGGTTTTATCGCCAACAGAATCGGATCGGATCGTCACTTTTCCATGGTTCGTCGGGCAGTGGAAGGGGCCACCGGTCTTCCTGTTCTGGGCTGGCTTCCGAAATCGTCCATGCCGTCCATGCCCGAACGCCACCTCGGTCTAGTCGCTGCCTGGGAGGAGGAGGGTCGGCAACGGCTTTCCTCGCTCCTGCGCATCCTCGGCGATGCTGCTGCCGAGCATATCGACCTGGATGCTCTGCTTGCCATCGCCGCTTCCGCTTCTTCTCTTACACCGATCCGGGGCGAAAGCGTCGATGGTATCGATATTTCGGGCAGCTCTGGTGGTAAGGCGGATAGGGCTGTAGCCGGGATCGGGACCGATACTCCTTCTCCTTGCATTGCCGTGGCAATGGACGATGCCTTTCACTTCTACTACCAGGACAACCTCGATATGCTGGAATCCTTGGGGGCCAGAATCGTCCCTTTTTCGCCTCTTTCGGCAAGCCGGCTTCCCGATGGCTGTGACGGTGTCTACATCGGCGGCGGTTATCCCGAGCTTCATGCAGAGCGACTTTCGGCAAACCGCACGATGATCGAATCGATTCGGGCCGCTTCTTTTGACAATATGCCCATCTACGCCGAATGCGGAGGGCTCATGTACCTTTGTCGGCGGCTGTTTGTCGGGGGAAAAGGGTATCCCATGGTCGGCCTCTTCGATACAGAGATCGAGATGGGCAACAAGCTGTCGGCCCTGGGCTACCACAAGGCCAGAACACTAAGGCCGAGTGTGATCGGTCCTGCGGGAATGGAGTTGGTGGGACACATTTACCGTTGGTCGAACATGGTGAAAGGTCCATCCGAAACCGAATGGCTTTTTCGGCTCGACAAGGAAGGAACGATAGGCTTTGACGGCCTTTCGGTGCGCAGGAGTACGGCCGCCTATCTCCATCTCCACTTTACCGGCGTTCCCGAACCTGCGCGACACCTTGTGGCGGCTTGCAGGGAATATCGGCAATCAAGGAGTAAGCACGATGAACAGTAGCAGAGGAAAGGCGATTACCGAAGAGAGTTTCCGCATCATCAGAAGCAGGCTTGGGGATTTTTCCGCAGGCGATGATGTGACGGAAATCGTGATCCGTATTGCCCATACCACCGGCGATGTGGAGTTTGGAAAGAGCTGTCATGTGCCTGAGCTTTCCGTGAAGCGGGGAATAGAAGCGATATCTTCGGGCTGCCCCATTGTCACCGATGTGGAGATGGTGCGGACGGGAATTCGTGCTGCTTTGGCAGAGAAACTGGGATGCCGTGTACACTGTTTTCTTAACGATACCAAGGTGATTGACGGGACCCGGCAGAGCGGAGAGACCCGATCGGCCCTGGGAATGCGGCAGGCGGCAGAACATTCTCTTTTGAACGGAGCCGTGGTTGCCATCGGCAATGCTCCAACCGCCCTTTTTGCGCTCCTTTCGATGATAGAATCGGGCCGGGTGAAACCGGCGCTTGTGGTCGGTATTCCGGTGGGCTTTGTCGGGGCCCTCGAGTCGAAACAGGCCCTTTACGATTCCGGTTATCCATGCATTACCAATCTGAGCGAACGTGGTGGAAGTCCTATTGCCGCGGCCATCGTGAACGGATTGCTTTTTCTTGCCGAACAAAGGGCGGAACAGAGGGGCTGAGCATGGCACAGTGGTACGATCAGGAGTTGGGGAAGGTCTCGGGCATGCGTCTGGGGATCACCACCGGCAGCTGCGCCCAGGCAGCGGCCAGGGCCGCCCTTGAATTCCTTCTCGGTATCTTTGCGGATAAGCGGGTCGAAATCACCCTTCCGAAAGGCCACAGGCGCTACAGCGGCAGGCAGATTCTTGTTCCCGTAGAGAGCATAGGGGCGACATCCGACGGAACAGGGGCCGAGGCTCTGGTGCGCAAGGATTCGGGGGATGATCCCGACATCACCGACGGCATACTGATCGGTGCCAGGGTTCGTCTAAAAGAAGGGAACGGGGTCGAAATCGACGGCGCAGAAGGGGTTGGGCGCATTACCCGACCGGGGCTTGCCGGCAAGGTGGGAGAGGCAGCTATTAATCCGATTCCCCGAAGGATGATACGAGAGGAGCTTTTACCATTGCTGCCAGAGGGAAAGGGCTGTCGGGTCGAAATCTTCGTTCCCGAAGGGATTGCCCTGGCCGAGAAGACATGGAACCCCCGGATTGGCATTCTGGGCGGGATTTCGATCATCGGAACCAAGGGGGTGGTCGAGCCCAAGTCGGAGGAGGCCTACAAGGCCTCCATCAACCGGGTGATCCACAGTTATCTGAAAAGCGGGATGAGCCGTTTGATTATCACCCCAGGCTATGTGGGGGAGGCCTTTCTCTCTTCCAGGGGCATCGCGTTGGACCGGGTGGTTACCGTGGGGGATCATGTGGGCCATGCCCTGCTCCGCGGGGCCGACCATGGGGCAAAGGAACTCCTTCTGGTCGGGCACATCGGAAAGCTGACAAAGATCGCTGTTGCCATGTTCAATACCCACTGGAGCAGCGGGGATGCCAGGCTCGAGGTGATCGCTGCCTATGCAGGCGCCGCTGGTGCCTCGGCCGAGAAGGTCCGCAGGCTCTTGTCGTTGAGCCTTGCCGAAGAGGCGGTTGCCTTAATACACGACTGGGGCCTCGATGAAATTTGGAACGCTATTGCCCGCCGGGCTGCCGAGCGGACGGAGAAACTGGTGGAGGGGCGTTGTACGATCGGCGTCGTGCTTCTCGATTTGAAAGGACATTCCCTGGGCTCCTGGCCAAAAGAGCGGGTGGAAGGATGGCTGAAATGATCCATATCATCGGAACGGGACCCGGAGATGGGCGTTACACCCTCGACCTGGCCCGTGAAACCATAAAAACGTGCACGGTTTTTGCCGGATTTCGGAGCCACGCCCTCCGCTTCATCCCCCCCTCAAGCCCTTTTGTCGATCTCTCCTCCGACGGAGGAGTTGGCATCTATTCTGGGCTGGATGAGATAGATCGCCTGCGTCTTGGGGGGGAAGACGAGATCGGTATCCTGGTATCCGGGGACCCCGGCTTCCATAGCCTGCTTCCCCTGGTCCGCTCCCGTTACCCTCAGTGGGAGCTCCGCATCGTTCCCGGCCTAAGCGCCTTTCAGGTTGCCTGTGCAAAGATCGGCATTCCCTGGCAGGAGCTGGAACTGGTATCCCTCCACGGCAGCGGAGGCGAGGATATCGCATCCTTTGTCCGCAGATTTGTTTCCCATCCCCCTTCGGGGATGAGCGGATTTGTCGTCCTCACCGCAGGCCCCCGTGGCGACCGGGATCTTGCCGAGAGGATTATTGTAGAGGAGCCTCGTTTTCGTGGATTCAAGGCGTGGTTCTGTTGGGACATCGGCGAAGATGGTGAATCGATCGCCTATTGTCGCCTGGATGCCGTTCAGGAAGGTGGACGGCTGTGTACGATCATTATGCATAGAATGGAAGAGGAGTCAGTGTGAAGGTCTATTTTATCGGTGCGGGACCCGGGGATCCCGAACTCATCACCCTCCGGGGACGTCGACTCATCGAAGAGGCTGAGATTGTCATGTATGCCGGCTCCCTGGTGAATCCCAAGCTGCTTGACTGGGCGCTGCCCGAAGCCGAGATATATGACACCAGTTCCATGGACCTCGATGCCATATGTGCCGTTTTCAAGAAGAGAGCCGGCCACACAGGAAGCATCGCCCGGCTCCATACCGGAGACCCCTCTCTCTACGGTGCCATCGGTGAGCAGATTCGATTCTGCCGGGCCGAACGGATTTCCTGGGAGGTTGTCCCCGGTGTCAGTTCTTTTTCCGCATCGGCGGCGGCCCTGGGCCGGGAGCTGACCCTTCCCGGGATAAGCCAGACGGTGATTCTTTCCAGACGGCAGGGACGTACCCCTGTGCCCGAACCCCAGAGGCTCCGGGCCCTTGCCCAGTCGCAAAGCACCCTGGTGCTTTTTCTCAGTGCCTCCATGGTAAAAGAAGCGATGGAAGAGATTGCTCCCTTCTACGGTACCGACACCCCCGCTGCAGCGGTTTACCGGGCAAGCTGGCCGGACCAGCGGATCATCGAGGGAACCATTTCCACCCTTGCCGGGCTCATGCAAGAGGCGGGAATCGACAGGCAGGCCATCATCCTTGTCGGCGATGTGCTGAACCCCGGAAGCTTTGAGGCCTCCAAGCTCTACGATGCGAATTTTTCTCACGGGTTTCGAAGCGGCCGGGAAACTACAGGAGGTGAAGCGTGAAACTGGCTGCCCTCTGTATAAACGAAGCAGGGAAGAACGCTGCAGCCCTCCTTGCCGGGCAGATGCCCGATCTGTCTGTTGTTGATTGCAGTCGACCAGGCAGTCTCGCAGAAGAGAGTGCACGGCTCTTTCCCCTTTACGAGGGGCTCATTTTTTTCTCTGCGGTGGGGATCGCCGTCAGGATGATTTCCGGTTTTCTCCGGGATAAATATCACGATCCTGCGGTGGTGGTCGTCGATAACGGTTGCCGTAATGCGGTGAGCCTCCTTTCCGGACACGAGGGCGGTGCAAACCGACTCTGTTGGGAGGTCTCCCGGATCCTGGGCTGTCGCCCCGTTGTGAGTACCGCTACCGAGGCCCGGCGCTCGATTGTACTCGGTATTGGAACCCGCAAGGATATCGCTGCATCTACTGTGGCAGAGGCCGTCACCACCGCCCTTATGGAGGCCGGCCTCTCTCTGTCGGATGTCAGAATTGCAGCCACTATCGGTAAAAAATGTCTGGAACCTGGCCTCCTCGAGGCTCTCGCCGACCTCGACATTCCCCTTAGCCGGGTAAGTGCCCGGGAGATCAGCCGCTTCTCCGGCGCCTTTCTCCCCAGTGCCGCCGCCCGGCACATCGGCATTCCCGCCGTGGCAGAGCCCTGCGCCTTGCTTGCCGCCAGGCAAGGTTCCTTAATCGCCCCCCTGTATCGTCGAGACGGGGTGACGGTTGCGATTGCCCGGGAGCGGATAGGCCCCCTTTCCATTTCCGACGAGCTGTCCGCTTCGGCTGATTTGCCGCAAGTGTCAGAATCGATCAATAGTGTCAATGGAGGGAGCGCCGGGGAGCATGCGGGGGGCGAGGCTGAAGGGCTGCCCCCACACCGTAAACTGCACACAAAGGGCGTGTTGTACGTGGTCGGGATCGGGCCGGGCTCGCCGGAGCATATGACCCTTGCAGCGGTTCGGGCCATCGAAGCGTGCGAGGTTGTGGTTGGTTACCATCGCTATCTCG
Coding sequences:
- a CDS encoding cobyrinate a,c-diamide synthase, with protein sequence MEHISSLALPRFVIAGASSGSGKSTLTLALIEALHRRGYRPLPWKVGPDYIDPGHLSAAAGLACRNLDPVLMGEAGMVSSFIGHCNEACRKEPKSLAVIEGVMGLFDGRGGLSSEGSTASVAKSLSAPVIVVIDAGAAAQTAGAVALGMQQFDPDCPVAGFIANRIGSDRHFSMVRRAVEGATGLPVLGWLPKSSMPSMPERHLGLVAAWEEEGRQRLSSLLRILGDAAAEHIDLDALLAIAASASSLTPIRGESVDGIDISGSSGGKADRAVAGIGTDTPSPCIAVAMDDAFHFYYQDNLDMLESLGARIVPFSPLSASRLPDGCDGVYIGGGYPELHAERLSANRTMIESIRAASFDNMPIYAECGGLMYLCRRLFVGGKGYPMVGLFDTEIEMGNKLSALGYHKARTLRPSVIGPAGMELVGHIYRWSNMVKGPSETEWLFRLDKEGTIGFDGLSVRRSTAAYLHLHFTGVPEPARHLVAACREYRQSRSKHDEQ
- a CDS encoding precorrin-8X methylmutase, giving the protein MNSSRGKAITEESFRIIRSRLGDFSAGDDVTEIVIRIAHTTGDVEFGKSCHVPELSVKRGIEAISSGCPIVTDVEMVRTGIRAALAEKLGCRVHCFLNDTKVIDGTRQSGETRSALGMRQAAEHSLLNGAVVAIGNAPTALFALLSMIESGRVKPALVVGIPVGFVGALESKQALYDSGYPCITNLSERGGSPIAAAIVNGLLFLAEQRAEQRG
- the cbiD gene encoding cobalt-precorrin-5B (C(1))-methyltransferase CbiD: MAQWYDQELGKVSGMRLGITTGSCAQAAARAALEFLLGIFADKRVEITLPKGHRRYSGRQILVPVESIGATSDGTGAEALVRKDSGDDPDITDGILIGARVRLKEGNGVEIDGAEGVGRITRPGLAGKVGEAAINPIPRRMIREELLPLLPEGKGCRVEIFVPEGIALAEKTWNPRIGILGGISIIGTKGVVEPKSEEAYKASINRVIHSYLKSGMSRLIITPGYVGEAFLSSRGIALDRVVTVGDHVGHALLRGADHGAKELLLVGHIGKLTKIAVAMFNTHWSSGDARLEVIAAYAGAAGASAEKVRRLLSLSLAEEAVALIHDWGLDEIWNAIARRAAERTEKLVEGRCTIGVVLLDLKGHSLGSWPKERVEGWLK
- a CDS encoding SAM-dependent methyltransferase — protein: MIHIIGTGPGDGRYTLDLARETIKTCTVFAGFRSHALRFIPPSSPFVDLSSDGGVGIYSGLDEIDRLRLGGEDEIGILVSGDPGFHSLLPLVRSRYPQWELRIVPGLSAFQVACAKIGIPWQELELVSLHGSGGEDIASFVRRFVSHPPSGMSGFVVLTAGPRGDRDLAERIIVEEPRFRGFKAWFCWDIGEDGESIAYCRLDAVQEGGRLCTIIMHRMEEESV
- the cobM gene encoding precorrin-4 C(11)-methyltransferase; its protein translation is MKVYFIGAGPGDPELITLRGRRLIEEAEIVMYAGSLVNPKLLDWALPEAEIYDTSSMDLDAICAVFKKRAGHTGSIARLHTGDPSLYGAIGEQIRFCRAERISWEVVPGVSSFSASAAALGRELTLPGISQTVILSRRQGRTPVPEPQRLRALAQSQSTLVLFLSASMVKEAMEEIAPFYGTDTPAAAVYRASWPDQRIIEGTISTLAGLMQEAGIDRQAIILVGDVLNPGSFEASKLYDANFSHGFRSGRETTGGEA
- the cobJ gene encoding precorrin-3B C(17)-methyltransferase; amino-acid sequence: MKLAALCINEAGKNAAALLAGQMPDLSVVDCSRPGSLAEESARLFPLYEGLIFFSAVGIAVRMISGFLRDKYHDPAVVVVDNGCRNAVSLLSGHEGGANRLCWEVSRILGCRPVVSTATEARRSIVLGIGTRKDIAASTVAEAVTTALMEAGLSLSDVRIAATIGKKCLEPGLLEALADLDIPLSRVSAREISRFSGAFLPSAAARHIGIPAVAEPCALLAARQGSLIAPLYRRDGVTVAIARERIGPLSISDELSASADLPQVSESINSVNGGSAGEHAGGEAEGLPPHRKLHTKGVLYVVGIGPGSPEHMTLAAVRAIEACEVVVGYHRYLELLGELIEGKEIFASGMRKEKDRAAAAIDLARTGRIVTVVSTGDAGIYGMAGLILELAGTEAGERFDLRIIPGVTAASSAAALLGAPLMHDFAVISLSDLLTEASLIEKRLRLAAEGDFITVLYNPKSRSRKALLEKALDSFRACRPLDTPAAVVTNALREGQSVRLESLGSIDADDPDIGMSSVVVIGNSSSYRQGRWFITPRGYKIEEPHEG